A DNA window from Hevea brasiliensis isolate MT/VB/25A 57/8 chromosome 2, ASM3005281v1, whole genome shotgun sequence contains the following coding sequences:
- the LOC110665548 gene encoding bifunctional 3-dehydroquinate dehydratase/shikimate dehydrogenase, chloroplastic isoform X2 gives MAFHFQNNVLVCSPLECETAGEMLSSMEKARAEGADLVELRIDSMTFSHISQVHKLIQLRTLPAIVSFRPYSWKNSSSGDSNINTCLQVMRLAIDLNVEFVEMDYESTGADVVKLVINVHYITDLASVFKMLAHCQVPLIALAVGSRGLLSQLLGPKFGGFLVYGSLGDKTIPGMPTLFSLRHVYKLEYINAETKVFGLISNPVGHSKGPILHNPAFRHTGYNGIYVPMQVDDIKEFFRTFTSTDFAGFSVGIPHKEAAVGCCDEVHPLAKSIGAVNTIVRRPTDGKLVGYNTDCEASISAIEDALRERRATNRGASDASPLAGKTLVLVGAGGAGRALAFGAKSRGAQVFIFNRNYERAKALAHAVAGKALPYENLERFRTENVMILANASAVGMEPNSDQTPVSKESLKAYELVFDAVYTPINTRLLQEAKEVGAIVVSGVEMFIRQALGQFRLFTGGLAPEAFMRKLVLEQF, from the exons ATGGCATTCCACTTCCAGAACAACGTGCTGGTGTGCTCTCCACTGGAATGCGAAACGGCAGGGGAAATGCTTTCTTCCATGGAGAAAGCAAGAGCAGAAGGTGCAGACCTTGTCGAACTTCGCATCGATTCCATGACATTCTCTCACATTTCTCAGGTCCACAAACTCATTCAACTAAGAACTCTCCCTGCTATTGTTTCTTTCAG GCCGTATTCATGGAAGAACTCGAGCAGTGGGGACAGCAACATCAACACTTGTCTGCAAGTAATGAGATTGGCTATCGACCTAAATGTTGAATTTGTCGAAATGGACTATgag TCCACAGGAGCAGATGTGGTTAAGCTAGTGATCAATGTGCATTATATCACAGATTTGGCTTCTGTTTTTAAGATGCTTGCTCATTGCCAG GTGCCATTGATTGCTCTTGCAGTGGGCAGTAGAGGGCTTCTAAGCCAGCTGTTGGGTCCAAAATTTGGTGGGTTTCTGGTGTACGGATCTTTGGGAGACAAGACAATTCCAGGCATGCCAACTCTGTTCAGTCTTAGGCATGTTTATAAGCTTGAATATATAAATGCAGAAACAAAAGTTTTTGGTCTAATTTCAAATCCAGTTGGCCACAGTAAAGGTCCTATTCTGCATAACCCTGCCTTTAGACACACAGGATATAATGGAATTTACGTTCCCATGCAAGTGGACGATATCAAAGAATTCTTTAGAACCTTTACAAGCACTGACTTCGCCGGTTTTAG TGTTGGAATCCCACACAAGGAAGCAGCGGTTGGCTGCTGCGATGAAGTCCATCCACTGGCCAAG TCCATAGGAGCAGTAAATACTATAGTAAGGAGACCTACTGATGGGAAGCTAGTTGGCTATAATACAGATTGTGAGGCTTCTATTAGTGCAATAGAGGATGCACTAAGAG AAAGACGGGCTACCAACAGAGGAGCATCAGATGCTTCACCTCTAGCTGGGAAAACTTTGGTGTTGGTTGGGGCAGGAGGTGCAGGGAGAGCACTTGCTTTTGGTGCCAAAAGTAGAGGGGctcaagtctttattttcaacCGTAATTATG AGAGAGCAAAGGCTCTTGCACATGCAGTTGCAGGAAAAGCACTGCCATACGAAAATCTGGAGAGATTCCGCACAGAAAATGTGATGATTCTTGCAAATGCTTCTGCAGTTGGAATGGAACCTAATTCAGACCAAACTCCTGTTTCAAAG GAGTCTTTAAAAGCATATGAGTTGGTATTTGATGCAGTTTACACCCCCATAAATACAAGGCTTTTGCAAGAGGCTAAGGAGGTTGGTGCAATCGTGGTGAGCGGCGTTGAGATGTTCATCAGGCAGGCCCTTGGTCAATTCAGACTGTTCACTGGTGGCTTAG CTCCTGAGGCATTCATGCGCAAGCTGGTCTTGGAACAATTCTAA
- the LOC110665548 gene encoding bifunctional 3-dehydroquinate dehydratase/shikimate dehydrogenase, chloroplastic isoform X1 yields MAFHFQNNVLVCSPLECETAGEMLSSMEKARAEGADLVELRIDSMTFSHISQVHKLIQLRTLPAIVSFRPYSWKNSSSGDSNINTCLQVMRLAIDLNVEFVEMDYEVASDVNMAEYVYNRTNSKLIVSSYVNGGKPSMEKLGNLIACLQSTGADVVKLVINVHYITDLASVFKMLAHCQVPLIALAVGSRGLLSQLLGPKFGGFLVYGSLGDKTIPGMPTLFSLRHVYKLEYINAETKVFGLISNPVGHSKGPILHNPAFRHTGYNGIYVPMQVDDIKEFFRTFTSTDFAGFSVGIPHKEAAVGCCDEVHPLAKSIGAVNTIVRRPTDGKLVGYNTDCEASISAIEDALRERRATNRGASDASPLAGKTLVLVGAGGAGRALAFGAKSRGAQVFIFNRNYERAKALAHAVAGKALPYENLERFRTENVMILANASAVGMEPNSDQTPVSKESLKAYELVFDAVYTPINTRLLQEAKEVGAIVVSGVEMFIRQALGQFRLFTGGLAPEAFMRKLVLEQF; encoded by the exons ATGGCATTCCACTTCCAGAACAACGTGCTGGTGTGCTCTCCACTGGAATGCGAAACGGCAGGGGAAATGCTTTCTTCCATGGAGAAAGCAAGAGCAGAAGGTGCAGACCTTGTCGAACTTCGCATCGATTCCATGACATTCTCTCACATTTCTCAGGTCCACAAACTCATTCAACTAAGAACTCTCCCTGCTATTGTTTCTTTCAG GCCGTATTCATGGAAGAACTCGAGCAGTGGGGACAGCAACATCAACACTTGTCTGCAAGTAATGAGATTGGCTATCGACCTAAATGTTGAATTTGTCGAAATGGACTATgag GTGGCTTCTGATGTCAATATGGCTGAATATGTATACAACAGAACCAATAGCAAGTTAATTGTTTCCAGCTATGTGAATGGTGGGAAACCTTCCATGGAGAAACTTGGTAATCTGATTGCTTGTTTGCAGTCCACAGGAGCAGATGTGGTTAAGCTAGTGATCAATGTGCATTATATCACAGATTTGGCTTCTGTTTTTAAGATGCTTGCTCATTGCCAG GTGCCATTGATTGCTCTTGCAGTGGGCAGTAGAGGGCTTCTAAGCCAGCTGTTGGGTCCAAAATTTGGTGGGTTTCTGGTGTACGGATCTTTGGGAGACAAGACAATTCCAGGCATGCCAACTCTGTTCAGTCTTAGGCATGTTTATAAGCTTGAATATATAAATGCAGAAACAAAAGTTTTTGGTCTAATTTCAAATCCAGTTGGCCACAGTAAAGGTCCTATTCTGCATAACCCTGCCTTTAGACACACAGGATATAATGGAATTTACGTTCCCATGCAAGTGGACGATATCAAAGAATTCTTTAGAACCTTTACAAGCACTGACTTCGCCGGTTTTAG TGTTGGAATCCCACACAAGGAAGCAGCGGTTGGCTGCTGCGATGAAGTCCATCCACTGGCCAAG TCCATAGGAGCAGTAAATACTATAGTAAGGAGACCTACTGATGGGAAGCTAGTTGGCTATAATACAGATTGTGAGGCTTCTATTAGTGCAATAGAGGATGCACTAAGAG AAAGACGGGCTACCAACAGAGGAGCATCAGATGCTTCACCTCTAGCTGGGAAAACTTTGGTGTTGGTTGGGGCAGGAGGTGCAGGGAGAGCACTTGCTTTTGGTGCCAAAAGTAGAGGGGctcaagtctttattttcaacCGTAATTATG AGAGAGCAAAGGCTCTTGCACATGCAGTTGCAGGAAAAGCACTGCCATACGAAAATCTGGAGAGATTCCGCACAGAAAATGTGATGATTCTTGCAAATGCTTCTGCAGTTGGAATGGAACCTAATTCAGACCAAACTCCTGTTTCAAAG GAGTCTTTAAAAGCATATGAGTTGGTATTTGATGCAGTTTACACCCCCATAAATACAAGGCTTTTGCAAGAGGCTAAGGAGGTTGGTGCAATCGTGGTGAGCGGCGTTGAGATGTTCATCAGGCAGGCCCTTGGTCAATTCAGACTGTTCACTGGTGGCTTAG CTCCTGAGGCATTCATGCGCAAGCTGGTCTTGGAACAATTCTAA